TATCCATAACAATGATTATcattgtataataataataacaaccacCTTGGCATACATGAGGGTCCGTCAGTACCATTTCTCATTTGCTTTTCAGTTTGTTATGAAGTCGACCTTTCGCCACCCTGGACAGCGCATGCCATAGTAAATGCTGCCCTCTAGTGAATTGTGAAGGTTACAGTTCAGAGGAAACGAGCTACTAACGAAAAAAGCAGCACCAGAATTACATATGGTTGGAGAAGACCCATTTTAAAAGATTTATTAAGTATCTTGTTTTAGTGACCTCCTCACTTAAGTGCAGTTTGAAAAGCAATGTATTTACTACTGGGTTTAAGTACCACAATAGCCAAATGTAGACCTTTCCACAGAAGATGACAGCATTAAGTTGTTCCTGAGGTTTAACCAGTTTCATTGTTCATCTTGGTCTCTACATTCTCATATATCCTCCACTCAGGAGCAATTACTTTTTCTCACGTCTAAATGTCCATTCAATCCCACATTCAAAATCTCTTAAACTTGAAAATGACAACCAGTCAAACTtttgtacagtggggaaaataagtatttgaccccctaccgatttcgcaagtttggccacttgcaaagaaatgtgtgatctataattgtaatggtaggtctgttttaaaagtgagagacagaatatcaacaaaaacatccagaaaactgcattttataacatggaacactgttcaagtggagttgaaactaaccaagtatttgtctgtcaaccaatttaagagccttttagatgctaagaatgtgcctcaatgctgttgttttaaatgattctctgatttcattttttttactttgttatttaattttttttatacttaatttctgagttgtttaatgtgttttgtttatttattttgtctgttctgttttgttatggtttgtttatttattgttcttctgtattatgtagcctcaatcagggcattgctgcaaaagagccctgtgctcagtcaattctccctgaataaacaatgatgatgatgatgaatgatgatgatgatgatgatgatgatggctgaaaataagtatttgaacctctagcaaaacatgacttagtacttggtggaataacccttgttggcaagcacagacatcagacacttcttgtagttggtcaccaggtttacacacatctgaggagggattttggtccactcctctttccagatcctctccaaatccttaaggttgcgtttccATTGTCCTGGCTGAGGGAAGGAGGTTCTCGCCCAAGATTCCACGGTACATGGCCTCATCCATAGTCCCCTGGAtgcggtggagtcgtcctgtacccttggcagagaaacagccccaaagcataatgtttccacctccatgcttgacggtggggatagtgttcttggggtcatattcagcattcttcccacTCCAAACGCGGCGAGtcgatgccaaagagcttgattttggtctcatctgaccacatcctgtctcccaatccgccttagaatcattcaagtgtccattggcaaacttcagacggccctgtacatgtgctttcttgagcagggggaccttgtgagtgctgcagtacttcaaaccattgcggcgtagtgtgttgccaatggttttcttggtgactgtggtcccagctgccttgagatcattcacaagctccccctgtgtagttctggggttattctgcacctttcggatgagcACCAATACtgcacaaggggatatcttgcatggagccccagacctagagcgattgacagttgtttggtgttgcttccatttgtgaataatcgcaccaacagtttgcttctcaccaagctgcttgccgatggttttgtagcctattccagccttgtgcaggtctacaatctcatctctgacgtccttggacaactctttggtcttgcccatggtcgtgaggttgaaggtgtgaagtatgattctttggacaggtttattttatacacgtcaccagttgagatcaggtgtacctggTTAGGCCTattgaggactaatctgtgtgcttcgtgggcacataactggtctgtgggagccagaattcttgctgtttggtaggggttcaaatacttattttccacgatcaaatgcaaatcaactcataactgttataaaatgcagttttctggatgtttttgttgatattctgtctctcactgttaaaatagatctACCATTACAATTCtagatcacgcatttctttgGCATttcaagtggccaaacttgcaaaaccggttgggggtcaaatacttgtattttccccactgtaactaAATTATGgagttattttgtttgtttgttttttaatctctctctctctctctatatatatatatatgacggTCTCAAAACAGCTCCAAAGAAAACATTTCTAGCCAAATGACAGTAAGCAGTAATCTTCCTTTTCTCAGAAGCTCTAGTCAAAGTCTTTAAGGGGTTgctcatgtaaaaaaaaaaaacaagttccaAGCGCGCTCCAAACATTTTATTTCCTATGCTTGATTGGTGTCCCAATCAAGTGTTGATCCCATGGACATTAAATAATACTCATAGACATGACAAAAGACTCCCTGATTACTGATATGTACAATTGGCAAAACATTGTTGTACACAAGGGCAAGTCAAATGGATCACTTCTTCTTAGGCGATGCTGCTGATAACAACTCGTATACAACATATGCACTACCTgttcaaagagagaaaaagaagcatATATAAGAAATCACATTTGcaggggagttttttttttttcatacataTTCAACAACAAATTGAAAGACACAACAGATTTTCAGAAATAACCAGGTTGAACAATTTAAGTGATTTTAACAGATCATATGAATCTAAACTTAAAGTCTTTAGGTCTACCCACCAAGAATAGTCAAGCCCATGGTTGCCCTGTACAGAAGAGCATCCTTGGCTCCTCCCTTCAAATGGATGGGCATACCATTGTCCTCCTAGACACAGAAATCAAACACATTTTAGCAGGGAGACCAGGACCAGCATGAGATCTGCTCTGCCAGAAAAGCATGACATTTACACAATTCATTCACAACAAATTATCTTCTCAGATTAACCTACAGAAGTAGACTACGGCAAAAATGTTTTGAACTTCTACAAGCTAGCCCATGAAACACAACCTCTCTATGTCCTCTGTCATCTATGCAGGAATATCTATGGAAATGCTACAACTGGTGAAGAAACGGTGGTAACATAGCGACACTGCTATAGGGCCCAAATCCAAATCAAATAATGTTATTGGCTCTCTGTCCATGAACTGGTAAAATAAGTgagggatgatgtatagtccGCAGGTCAGTATCCTAAAATAAATCCCAACAGGACGAAAAAGGCACCCCAACGtgccgcttattatacggttacttgtcAAGACAATCTAATTACCTATTTGTTCTCAGTGGAAGCCATGAAACGGTAATACACATGTGAGGAGTGTCTTATCGTTTGGGCAAGTAACAGTATATTAGTCTGTCGGTGAGTATTGGAAAATAAATTCCTTCCTGTCCGTCCtgttgggatttattttcctatactgTCTGGTggactaccgtaatttccggactattgagcgcacctgaatataagcctcacccactgaattttttaaatataattatttttaacataaataagccgcacatgtctataagccgcaggtgcagccagttacgataagtgcactgttgctttaagagagcacagttgcaagagtcaatcagaagctagaacgttagattgaagacagtgagatagaagaaagacgccaagtttgaaaccaatgagctaaagaacttgaaaagactggatttgtattgttgtaaactgttttgagttgtgttctgtctacgccggtagactgtggttattttgacattagttaagttattgagatactgagaaatcgcgtggagctaagcatccatgcggctgcatccatgctagcatcctagctccacaaagccaccgtaaacacaaagccaccgtatacagtcacaggtatcataatccataaattagccgcgtcgttgtttaagccgcgaggttcaaagcgtgggaaaaaagtagcggtttatagtccggaaattacggtatacaTTATCCCGTACATAGCAGACGTCTGAACATTGGGGTGGCCAactcaaatcaatggaactttttgcaacattctgaggagtcGTATAATAATGCTTGCCATCTCACCACCTTTGGGATCATATATTGGAGATGAGGTAAAGTCCTGAGATAGGTTGCAGTTATAAAATTTAATTTTTAAAAGTAGGCTAATGTATGTAGAGTGCAAATGTTAGCCTGAAGAAATAGGTGAAGGTAGGTAGCCTGGCCCACAAAAGATGCCATCTTGCATCTAGCAGAAATGTAGTAGCATTATGTGTGGCTTTGGCTAGAGCTTGTGTTCATCTGGTCTACAGACAAAACCAAAAAGAGATTCCATTCGGTTGGAagcatatttttgtatcatctaAATCTAAAACAAATGCCAAGCTGAAGGACCCAGCTCCTGAAACAAAGATGTGGCCTGAATTCAAATGGGCAAGACAACGGATATCTCTATTCTAATCTAGTTACGATTTTAATGCAGCAACTCCATGGTCTCCACATCAGACAATTTGTGTGTTGCTCTATGGTATGCCATTGGAACAACACTAAATATATTGATCATTTCTAGTTGCTACAGATGAGTTCGAAATCCTTAACTTGGGTTGTTTTTCACGGTGTCGTCCAATAGCTAATagcaaaaataaacatacatcCGATAGGAATGACAATCAGATCAATGTGATGCTAGAAGCAGAATTACTTACCCTCAATATACCAAATGTGTGACAATGTTATAATTAATATCACAGTAAACAAGATGTTATTCCTTATCAATTGCAATGAAATGTAATATAAAAGCGATCTAGTCTTTCATTTTTTGATATATAACGACAGAGCATGTGTCAGCCTCGATCACAGCAAAACAGCTTTTCAAGCAAAGCTAGACTCCGCTAGGTCCACTGGCATGTTACGGTGCATGCATGTATTAGTCAACACAGCCTTAACTACCAGTGAATCCCTGGTTAGCATAGCTGTATACTTATCTGGTTTTCTACAACGGCAGAAATAATAAAATCACTCCAGAGCCTGGGGATAAAATGAAGACTTAACCATAACATTATCATTACCATTATCACATCAACAGACTCATTTAATTTAACTATTTCTATAAATAGTACAATGAAAACATGGACTTCAGGGAGTAATGCAGACAAGTGGCTGTAAAATTCCATTACAATAGCAAATGTCAATAAATCAGGTCAATGCGCTTTCTCGTTCAAAGTGACTCACCTGAAACAACTTCTGCTTCTGTCGAACCTTGTTGTCGACTTGCCGACGGGCACTACTGGCTATAGTCCGCCGGGAAATTTGCTGAAGGGCCTAGAAACACAAAATGCATGACACAAAGATTGACTGTGCATTCAGATAATGGCAGTGTTTCAAATATTAAGTACACAATAATATACTTAATTCACaatctatatatgtgtgtggaaaACAGTTATGcagtgaggggagggggagggcacAGCCTAACCCTGCATGCCCCATATAGAACAGACATATAGAAATGTCAATAAATGACGTCACGAGGGCTATTAATAACTCCCTATGTGCATGAATCATTCGAAATGCTTTTCTCAGAAGAGGTGTattttttgcaacattctgaggcaTATCCTGCAATCTTTCTGTATTGaccacatttatttatttgaattagTCTCCGAAAGGAATAATTTCACCTACTTTTTTAGAATTTAAAGACGTTGCAAATTTAACATTAAGCAACAACGAATATGACACAAATGACCTGTATTAAAATGTAACCGGAAGACgaaacattatgtaacaatatCCGTCAGTCAACAATTAAGTATGTTTATGCTCAAGAATAAAACAAAGTGATGTTAGTGTGACTGTATTTAACCGGTTCCTAGCTAAGGTTAGCTAACGTTACGTTTGTAGTGATCTCTATACAAAAATATAGATCTCTATACAAAGATAAAGCCACCCTTTAGGGTTGCCTTTTTCAGTAGCTGTTCGGTTGGTGtcaaaaaataataaacaacgTTATCCTTAACACAGACGACTGTGCCCTTAATCTAACGTTTCCATGGGCAGGTTAGTTGACGTTAGCTAACCTTAGTTTGGTAAGGTTGCCTCACTTGAAGTTAGGCTTTTACAAAAAAGTGTTCATATTCAGACCTTTATTCTCCAACTTTACATTATAAAAACCCTAAGAATTAAAACATATTCACCCACCGTAAAGTGCCTGTACATGTAGgacattttctgtctttctgactTTAACTGGAGCTTGTCAAGCACAAGGACACAAACCGTACTTCCGATGATATCCCAGGTACCCTTGCGAGCAATACGCATTTCCGTTTAAACAGCGCAGTTCCGTTAAGGTAGCGGCAGCTAAGACTTCCGGTTAGTCCGAAATCTAGCGTGAATGTCGTCAGAATAAAagtagaataataataataataataatgataatataataataataaacaatgcattttatttgtagcgcactcttcatttaaatgaatctcagagtgccaaaacATAGTAGaaacaaactataataataaaataaaattaaattaaataaaactagtaaacataagcataatagaaaacttagtgACAGTGATTTATCACAAAGCCAAAAACGCCTtcctaaataaaaaatgtttttaggctagttttaaaggagtccagcgtctgcgttgcccttaggtggtcagggaggctgttccataagcatggcgctgccgagcaaaaggcccggtcgcccatggtgcggagcttggtgtTGGGGAcccggaggagcgagctgtttgcagatctgagggtgcaggtggaggtttggggagtaattagttcttgcaggtagggaggtgcatgcccatttatgcatgtatgggtgagtattaGGACTTTGTATTCAATCcgggagagacagggacagggagccagtgtagtgagtgtaatatcggtgttatgtgctcatatttccggactctcatcaggatcctggcagcgctgttttggatgtattgcagcttctggatgttcttgccagtgatcccagaGAAAAGTGAATTGtaatagtccagtcttgaggagataaaggcgtggacgagcttctctgcatctgacagggttaaagtggggcggagtttggagatgttttttatattataaaaggaggcacaggtgttttatatggtcattaaaggtcaggtgagggtcaaacctaacaccgagattagtgactgtggaggagagggttaTGACCTGGCCgtcgaaggtgagatgagttatggaggatgactgaacctggtgtggagtgccaacaagaagggcttcggttttgctactgtttagctggagaaagttgttgctcatccatgcctttatctccccaagacaggcggtgagacatgacatggATGCAAAGGGGCTTGGGGCAGTTTTAATGTAAAGCTGTGTCGTCAGCataacagtggaaagacatctgatgtctgctgatgacacgACCGAGGGGGAGCACGTAAATTATGAAGAGGATGGAGCCGAGGACCGACCCTTGCggaacaccacaggagacaggggcagtctggacttgcatcttcccagtgagacatattcagttctgccagaaaggtaagactgaaaccacttgagtgcagagtctgatagtccaatggtggtgtggaggcACTCTAGGAGGATAGTGTGATCTACTGTGTGAAATGCAGCAGTCAggtccaggaggatgaggagtgaaggtgatcctgcatcggctgtcatcagcaggtcattcgtcaccctgagcaaagctgtttcagtgctgtgggctgAACGAAATCCTGACTGAAATTTTTCAAACAAAttgttgtgtttgaggtggtcCTGAAGTTGAGAAGCAACTACCTTCTCTAACACCTTGGACAGGAAGGCAAGGTTTGAGATAGGCCTGGAGTTGGCTAGAACCTCCGGGTCCAGGGTGGGCTTCTTGAGAAGGGGACGGATGACAGCAACCTTGAGAGCAGGTGGGACATAGCCAGACTGaagggaaaggttaacaactttggtgatgaaaggactgagagtggggatgtgTGACTTGAGCAGAGCAGTTGGAATGGGGTCCAGGGTACAGGTACAGGATTTAATTTTTCTGAGGATTTCTTCAACATGGCTCTCCTGAACCTCAGCGAGATATAGAGGAGACAGCACTCGCAGATAAGGTGTTGGtgtcagagagaagcagagatggagagctggACATCAGAGAGCGAATGTTGTTGACCTTGGATCTGA
Above is a window of Clupea harengus chromosome 14, Ch_v2.0.2, whole genome shotgun sequence DNA encoding:
- the LOC105909457 gene encoding cytochrome c oxidase subunit 7A2, mitochondrial-like, with the translated sequence MRIARKGTWDIIGSTVCVLVLDKLQLKSERQKMSYMYRHFTALQQISRRTIASSARRQVDNKVRQKQKLFQEDNGMPIHLKGGAKDALLYRATMGLTILGSAYVVYELLSAASPKKK